DNA from Candidatus Latescibacter sp.:
ACAGGAAGGGGGCTTCTCCCAACAATATAGACTTTTGCAAAAGGCTCATGTATACTATAAATCCATGCTAATATGGGTAGAATTCATATTAAAAGCAAGCTTTATCTGCCCCGCGATTCATGGGGCCAGATACAGCGGTGAATTTGAAGATTCAACCGCGCTTCCGGCAGTTCACGGATGAGCCATTCGGCCAGTGTGGAGGGAGCGAGGGTATTCCACACAGGAGAAAAGAGGACGGTGTTTTTGTCGATCAGCCCGTGTTCCGCGACAAAATCCCGGGCGAATTCGAAATCGCGGCGGTCGGTGAGCACAAATTTGAACTCGTCGGATATACGTTTCCGAGTTAGAACGCTGTGGTGCAGGCCAGCCTTTTCACCGCTTCCGGGACACTTGATGTCGATGACCCGGATTACCCCTCTGGGAAGGGGAGTGACATTAACTGTGCCGTTGGTCTCCACGCTGACACGGCAGCCCCTCTTGAGCAGCCCGGCGGCCAGCTCCGGGGTTTCCCGCTGAAGGAGCGGCTCCCCTCCGGTGATGCAGGCAAAAGGGATGTTATACTCTAGTACCTTCTTTACGATTTCATTTACTGCCATCTCCGTTCCTCCCCTGCGGGCATACGATGTATCGCAGTAACGGCAATGGAGGTTGCAGCCGGAAAGCCGTACAAAGACACAGGGGAGACCCTGCAGGGTGGATTCACCCTGGATGCTCGGAAACAGCTCGATAATCTTCATGGGAAAGAGAATGGGATAAAAAACGGTTTATGAAACCTTGACTGTGAAGCTTCTGTTGTGTATCATATTCGGGTTGTAATCTCTCGCCAAAAATAATGATGTTTGGTACGACTGTCAATCAATACTCTGGAGGCTGTATGAAAGTGGCTCTGGGTTCCGACCATGCCGGTCTGGAACTCAAAACCTATCTTAAGGAGGAGTTGCAGAAACAGGGGCACGAACTTATCGACTGCGGTACTGATTCACCGAATTCGGTCGATTATTCTGATTACACCGTAAAGGTCTGCGCACTGGTACGGGCGCAGGAAGCGGAATACGGTATCCTGGTCTGCGGCACCGGAATA
Protein-coding regions in this window:
- a CDS encoding radical SAM protein: MKIIELFPSIQGESTLQGLPCVFVRLSGCNLHCRYCDTSYARRGGTEMAVNEIVKKVLEYNIPFACITGGEPLLQRETPELAAGLLKRGCRVSVETNGTVNVTPLPRGVIRVIDIKCPGSGEKAGLHHSVLTRKRISDEFKFVLTDRRDFEFARDFVAEHGLIDKNTVLFSPVWNTLAPSTLAEWLIRELPEARLNLQIHRCIWPHESRGR